One Pyrus communis chromosome 4, drPyrComm1.1, whole genome shotgun sequence genomic region harbors:
- the LOC137731811 gene encoding ubiquinol oxidase, mitochondrial-like, translated as MNRIAVRSLVGGLRGARNYNRYISTAVAARPLDGVEFLNRRSGDGFSGFYWMRMMSSAPQTVAPPVGTTSAEKEQKESGSSVGDGGKKGSDSNVVVSNYWGIQRPKIAREDGTEWPWNCFMPWETYRADLSIDLGKHHVPKTFLDRFALRTVKLLRIPTDIFFQRRYGCRAMMLETVAAVPGMVGGMLLHLRSLRKFQHSGGWIKALLEEAENERMHLMTMVELVKPVWYERLLVLIVQGVFFNAFFGLYMISPKLAHRIVGYLEEEAIHSYTEYLKDIDSGKIENVQAPAIAIDYWRLPKDAKLKDVITVIRADEAHHRDVNHFASDIHYEGKELREAPAPLGYH; from the exons ATGAACCGGATCGCAGTGAGGTCGTTGGTCGGCGGTCTGCGCGGTGCCCGGAACTACAACCGGTACATTTCCACGGCGGTCGCTGCTAGGCCCTTGGACGGCGTGGAGTTCCTGAACCGTCGGAGCGGCGACGGTTTTAGCGGATTTTACTGGATGAGGATGATGAGCAGCGCGCCGCAAACTGTTGCGCCACCGGTTGGGACTACGTCGGCGGAGAAGGAGCAGAAGGAGAGCGGGAGCTCGGTGGGCGACGGCGGCAAGAAAGGAAGCGACAGCAACGTCGTTGTGTCGAACTACTGGGGAATTCAGAGGCCGAAGATCGCAAGGGAGGACGGGACTGAGTGGCCTTGGAATTGCTTCATG CCATGGGAAACCTATAGGGCGGACCTATCCATCGATCTGGGCAAGCACCATGTGCCGAAGACTTTTCTAGACAGATTTGCCTTGAGGACCGTCAAGCTTCTTCGGATTCCAACGGATATTTTCTTCCAG AGACGGTATGGGTGCCGTGCAATGATGTTGGAAACTGTGGCAGCTGTCCCTGGCATGGTCGGAGGAATGCTGCTGCACTTAAGGTCTCTGCGCAAGTTTCAGCATAGTGGTGGTTGGATCAAGGCTTTACTCGAAGAGGCAGAGAACGAGAGAATGCACCTGATGACCATGGTTGAACTTGTGAAGCCCGTGTGGTACGAGAGACTGCTGGTTCTCATTGTGCAGGGAGTCTTCTTCAATGCCTTTTTTGGTCTTTATATGATTTCCCCAAAACTGGCACATCGGATTGTTGGGTATCTGGAGGAGGAGGCTATACACTCTTATACAGAGTATTTGAAGGATATCGATAGTGGCAAGATTGAAAACGTACAGGCTCCTGCAATTGCTATTGACTACTGGAGGTTACCTAAAGATGCGAAGCTCAAGGATGTCATTACCGTGATTCGTGCTGATGAAGCTCATCATCGCGATGTCAACCATTTTGCATCT GACATTCATTACGAGGGCAAGGAATTGCGAGAAGCACCGGCTCCCCTTGGTTATCACTGA